Genomic segment of Paenibacillus sp. FSL R5-0912:
CGCCCAAAAAGGTTCGGGCAGCACGGCTGAATATTCGCTGTAAGCCTCAAGCAGAACTCCTGCGATAGCCTCGCGGTCAGCATCTGCGGCTTCACGGATTACAATTTCTGCGGAATGATTCATCGGGTACCTCCTGTTCAGAAATGGGATGTGACGCTTATTATAATCCACAATTCCGACGAACATAAGAGGAATTTAATAAAACCGATTAACAGATAGAAAAGTTCTATCTGGTTTTGTGATCTATGTAATGGTTTTTGCTGTATATTACACGATGAGTCGGTTGACAAAAAAAGGGCCGGTGACTAAGATATAAACAAAATCTATACATACGTACGGCATTAATTCCATGTTAATCGATTGGAATAGTTAATTTAAATAAAGTTGTGGAGGAGGACTACACATGAATATCGAGAACATTGAAGCCTTTGTCTACATCAACCACTACGGAAGCTTCAACAAAGCGGCAGATGTACTCTACATCTCCCAGCCGACAGTAACGGCTCGCATCCAGTCGCTTGAACGGGAGCTGGACTGCAGAGTATTCGACCGGCTGGGCAAGCAGATTAACCTTACGGATAAAGGACGCCAGTTCCTTCCTTACGCGCAGCAGATTTTGCAGGTCTACCAGAACGGCAAACATCAGATCCAGTCCAAGGGCCAAATTCCGGATGAACTGAGAATCGGCAGCACGGTGTCGGTCTCCAATTATCTGATGCCGCAGCTCCTGCTGCATCTGAAGCGGAAATATCCGCAGGTCCACTTTAAACTGACGACCTCATCCACCGATTCATTAATTGAGAAGCTGAAGGCGAAGGAGATTGATCTCGCTTTTATCCGCAAAGTGGTCAATCCGGCCATTCAGTCGTTCCCTTTCTGTGAAGATCCGATCTCGCTGTATGTATATGCCGGTCATCCGCTGGCCCGCCAGGGCCGTGCCTCTATCCAGGAGATCCGTGAGGAGACTCTCGTATTCTTCGAGTGCGGTTCGCTGGACTGGATGCGCCTGCACCGGGTATTCGAGAGCATGGAGCAGCCGCCGGACATTGTGTATCAGGTGGATAATCTGGAGACGGCCAAGAAGCTGGTGCTGAGGCAAGCGGGGATTTGCTTCCTTCCGGCCCTCAGTGTGCAGGAGGAAGTGGAGGCAGGAACGCTGATCAGGGTGGATGTCGCCGAGACGGAAGGGATTTCCCTGAGGACCAGCCTGATCTCGCTGAACGGGGAGAATGCGGAATTCATTGAGTCGCTGCTGGAACTGGCGGTGGGCCGCAGCAAGCCGGATCGACTTCTTGTATAACAGTATTAAAAAACTCTATTAGCGCATGGCTGCATGCAGTGATAAAGTTAATTGCATATAATTACCACTAAACAGATATGAATTATATAAATTGAGAAACGGGGGCACGAAATGAGCGAGGTATACCGGCAGGCCGGAGAGAAGGATGCCCAGCAGCTGCTGGATGTGACCTATCGTGCCTATCAGCTGATCCGCGAGCTTGGACTGCACTGGCCGGCGGCAAACGCCGATTTGGCTCTAATTCAGGATAACATCGCCACCAATGAATGTTATGTGCTGGAGATCGACGGCAACGTGGAGGCGACGATCACCCTCTCGAAGAGCGGAGAGGTCAAGGCGGTAACCGAGCTGCCTTTTGTGAAATGGTTCGCAGTGAATCCCGAGCGCAGCGGCAAAGGTTACGGCGGGAAGCTGCTCGACTGGGTGGAGGAGCATATTATTCACGGCAAGCTGGGGGCTTCCGCTGTAACCCTGGCTACGGCGCAGAAGCATCCCTGGCTGGTTCCCATGTACGAACGCCGGGGGTATGAACGGATTCTGGAGCTGGATGCACAGAATGGTGACGGCATTATGTATCTGATGAGAAAGACACTTACCGCTCAACCATACTACAACCTAAAGGGGATAGAGAGATGAAAAAGACCATTTCGCTCACAACTGCATTGGCATTGACGCTGGTGATCGCCGGCTGCGGCAGCAATAACAGCGCGAACAGCAGCAGCAGCGGGAATGTGGCGGAAGCAGCACCGCAGACCAGTGCGGAGGCAACGACTGCAGCCGCAGAACCGGCAGAGGTGACCAAGATCGTGGTCGGCACAGGCACCGCTTTTCCGAATGTCTGCTTCATTGACGAGAACGGCAAGCTGACCGGGTTCGATGTAGAGCTGCTGAAGGAAATTGACAGCCGTCTGCCGGAGTATGATTTCGAATTCCAGACGATGGACTTCAGCAATCTGCTGCTGAGCCTGGAGACCAAGAAGATTGATCTGGTAGCCCATGTTATGGAGAAGAACCCGGAGCGGGAGCAAAAGTATTCTTTCAACAAAGAAGCTTATGCCCACTGGAGAAACCGCATTATTGTAGCCAAAGGCAATGATTCGATCCAGACGCTGGACGATCTGCAAGGTAAAAAGGTGCTGACAGGCGCAACCAGCGCACAAGCGCAAATTCTCGAGAATTACAACAAGGAGCACGGCGCGGATTCGATCAAAATTGTCTATCAGAACGGTGCGGCCAACGATACGGTGAGCCAGATTGATTCGGGCCGTGTGGATGCTACGCTCGCTGCGGATTTCGTACTGCCGATTATTGATCCGCAGAGCAAGCTGCAGGCGGTAGGTGCTGAGCTGTCCTCCGCTGACATTCTGTATGTGTTCCGCAAGGATGATGCCCCGTCGCAGAAGCTGTCGGATGCCATTGACGGAGTGGTCGCAGAGCTGAAGGCAGACGGCACGCTGGGCAAAATAAGTACGCAGTGGCTGGGGGCTGACGTCACCACATCCGCGGTTCAATGATGAGGCTGCCGTTATAGCGGAGAAGGAGGGGCAGGATGGGAGCACCGTTTGATCTTAGTTTTGTATTCTCTTTTCTGCCTAAGCTGCTGACTACGCTGAGCACAACACTGCTGATCGTAGCCTGTTCGCTGCTGGCAGGTGTGATTGTCGGATTTATCATTGCCCTTCCCCGCCTCTACAAGGTGCCGGTCCTGAAGACCTGCGCAGAGGTGTACATCTCATTCTTCCGGGGGACGCCGATTCTGATCCAATTGTTCCTGTTCTATTACGGTCTGCCCGAGGTGCTGAAGCTGGTAAATCTCGATATGACGCGGACGCCGGTGCTGGTATTCGTAATTCTGACCTACGGCCTGCATACGGGAGCTTTCATGTCGGAGATGATCCGCGCTTCGGTAACGGCTGTCGATAAAGGCCAGGTGGAAGCGGCTTACGCCACGGGGATGACCTCTTATCAGGCTTTTACCCGGATCGTATTGCCCCAGGCACTGGGGATTGCCATTCCGGTGTTCTCGAACCTGGTCATTGCGCTGCTGAAGGATACTTCGCTTGCGTTCACGCTGGGCGTGATGGAGATGACGGGTAAGGCGCAGACTTTGGGCAGCGTGACCCAGCATTTTATTGAAACCTATATTGCACTTGCACTTATCTATCTCGTGATTAGCTTTACGATTGAGAAGCTGCTGCTGGTGGCGGAACGCCGGTTACTCCGTCATGAAGACCAGGGCAGTCCGGTGAAGCGGAAATTCAGTCTGCAGAAAAAAGCGTCCTACCGCCATATCATTGCGGACATGGGACCGGGTAAAGGAGGCGGCGCGTAATGAAGCTGGACCCATCGTTTATCTGGACGGCGTTCCTGCAGATTCTGGGTGCCATTCCTACAACGCTGTATATCACGGTAGTCTCAGTATTGGCCGGTTTCGCGATTGGAATTGTGGTGGCACTGGTCCGGATTTATAAAGTACCTGTCCTGTATCCGCTGGCGGTGGGGTATGTCACCTTCATCCGCGGCACCCCGATGCTGACTCATCTGCTGCTGATCTATTTCGGGCTGCCGATGATTATCGACGGGCTTGCTGTACAGTTCGGATGGAGCTTCCGCTCGGTGTCGATTCCGATGATCGGCTTCGCCTACATTTCCTTCTCCATTACAGCAGGAGCCTATATGTCCGAGGTGGTCCGTTCCGGCCTGCTGGCGGTGGACCGCGGTCAGATCGAAGCTGCACATTCCATAGGGATGAGTACTCCCCAGGCGCTCCGGCGGATCGTATTCCCCCAGGCGCTGGCGGCGAGCCTGCCCAATCTGTCGAATTCCGTGATCGGAATGCTGCACGGGTCTACGCTTGCTTTTACCGTATCGGTCGTGGATATCAATGCCCAGGCGCAAATCGTAGCTTCGACAAACTGGAAATTCTTCGAGGCGTATCTGGCGGCGGCGCTGATCTTCTGGGGGCTGACCTTCCTCATTGAGCGGGCCACCGCCCTGATCGAAAAACGGATAAATCTGTATAACCGGGGTGGAGTCGCATGATTAAGCTGGAACGTATATCGAAGTCTTTCGGGCGCCATCAGGTACTGAACAATATTGATCTGAAGGTGTCCAAAGGGGAGGTTGTCGTCATTCTCGGCCCCAGCGGTTCCGGCAAAACAACCCTGCTGCGCTGTGTGAATTATCTGGAGAAGCCAAGCGGCGGCGAAATCTCGATCGGTGAGTTCAAGCTGGACTGCCGGCATGCCCGCAAAAAGGATATTCACCAGCTGCGGCAAAAAACGGCCATGGTCTTCCAGCAATACAATCTGTTCCGCCACAAAACGGCGCTGGAGAATGTGATGGAAGGGCTGCTGATCGTCAAGAAGCTTCCGAAGGAGGAAGCACGGAAGAGAAGCATCGCACTGCTGGAAAAGGTCGGCTTAGCAAGCAAGCTGGATGCCTATCCAAGCCAGCTGTCCGGCGGCCAGCAGCAGCGGGTCGGCATTGCCCGGGCGCTGGCGCTGGAGCCGGAAGTGATTCTGTTCGATGAGCCGACCTCTGCACTCGACCCGGAGCTGGTTGGCGAAGTGCTTGCGGTGATCCGCAAGATTGCCAAAGAAGGGATAACGATGATTGTGGTGACGCATGAGATGGGTTTTGCCCGCGATGTGGCGAACCATGTGGTGTTCATGGACGGCGGCGTGATTGTAGAAGAAGGCACACCCACCGAGGTGTTCAACCATCCGCGTGAAGAAAGAACGAAGCAGTTCCTGAAGCGGATTACGCCGGAGCTGAACTATTCCATCTAGGAGGCATAACTATGGCGATTACAATCAGCGTTTTGGATCAAAGCCCGATTTATCCGGGAGAGACGCCGGAGGAGGCCTTTCAGCATACCATCAAGCTGGCGCAGCTGTCGGAGCGTCTCGGCTTCCGCCGGTTCTGGGTATCCGAGCATCATGATTCCGAGCAGGTGGCCGGTTCTTCACCGGAGGTGCTGATCTCGCATCTGCTGGCCAAGACTGAGAGTATCCGCATCGGGTCCGGCGGGATTATGTTGCAGCACTACAGCCCTTATAAGGTGGCTGAGAACTTCAACGTGCTGGCTTCGCTGGCGCCGGGCCGTGTAGATCTGGGCGTCGGGCGTGCTCCCGGCGGGCTGCCGCGCAGTACGCAGGCGCTGCAGCAGGGAGGCGGCGAGGCTCCTTCACTGACCGATAAAATCATAGAGCTGGAGAAATATGTACATAACCGGCTGGAGGAGGATCATCCGCTCACCGGGCTGAAGGCTGGCCCGCTGCCCGGAACTCCGCCGCAGCTGTATTTACTGGGGGCCAGTGTCGCCAGTGCCGAAATCGCTGCGGAATTGGGGCTGCCGTATGTGTTCTCTTTGTTCATCGGCGGCGATCAGGCCGTTGCCCTGGAAGCGGTGCGTGCTTACCGCAGCGGCTTCAATACCAGCAGCGGGAAGGAGCCGCAAGTGATTATCGCGCTGGCTGTAATCGTGGCCGATACGGAAGAGGAGGCCAAAGAGCTAGGCGGAGCGCATAAGCTGATCCGCATTCAACTCGCCAGCGGGAAGAAGCTGACGGTGGCCACCCGCGAGCAGGCGGAGGAGTTCACCCGCCAGACCACGGAGCCTTACACCCTGGAAGAACGGGAGCCGGAGGTTACCAAAGGAACGAAGGAAAGTGTCCGCGGGCAGCTGCTGGCGTTGGCTGAGGCATCCGGGGTGGAGGAGTTTATTATCACGACCAATGTGCAGCCCTTTGACAAACGGCTGCGTTCCTTCGAGCTGCTGGCTGAAGCGCTCGCCGGGGTTCCGGCGGAGGCCTCATCATGACAAGTACAACTGCGGAATCCGCTGCACAGGCAGTTAACAGGTTATCGTTCAATGAGCGGCTGGCCCAGATCCGCCGTCATCTGCATCGGCATCCTGAACTCTCTAATGAAGAATATGAAACTACGAAATATATTACCTCACTGCTCAAGCAGGTAGGCGTGAAGATAGCAGATTACGGGCTGAAGACCGGAGTGATTGCTGAAATCGGCGGCTTGCAGGGCGGTCCGGTGATTGCCTTGCGGGCCGACATCGATGCACTGCCGATTCAGGAAGAAACCGTATTGCCTTATGCCTCGCAGGTTCCCGGCAGAATGCATGCCTGCGGCCATGACTTCCATACGGCGGCGCTGCTGGGGGCGGTTTATCAGCTGAAGGATCAGGAGAGCAGCCTGAAGGGAACGGTCCGCTTCTTGTTCCAGCCTGCCGAGGAGAAGGCAAAAGGCGCGCAGCAGATCATCGCTGCCGGAGGGCTGAATAATGTCCGCGCGGTCATCGGGATGCATAATAAGCCGGATCTGCCGGTAGGGACCATCGGTATTAAGGAAGGTCCGCTGATGGCAGCTGCTGACGGCTTCATAGCGGAGATCCGCGGGTTCGGAACCCATGCGGCAGTGCCGGAAGCCGGTATAGACCCCATCGTAGCAGCTTCCCATATCGTTACGGCGCTGCAGTCCATCGTCAGCCGGAATGTGAGCAGCCTGAACAGTGCCGTCATCAGCGTTACGCAGATTCACAGCGGGAACTCGTGGAATATCATCCCGGAAACGGCGGTGCTGGAAGGGACGATACGTTCGTTCGACGAAGCGGTGCGCGGCAGGGTGCTGAAGCGCTTCGAAGAGGTGGTGACTGGTGTTGCGGCCGCACTGAGTGCCGAAGCCAGCGTGCGCTGGATCGGCGGACCGCCGCCGGTTATCAATGACGCGCTGCTGGCCCGGCTTGGAGAAGAAACGGCCGCGGACCTTGGCTATACCTCTGTTAAGCCGGTACCATCACCGGCCGGAGAGGACTTCGCCTTCTACCAGCGGGAGGTTCCCGGTTTATTTGTCTTTACCGGCACGGCCGGAAGCCGGGAATGGCATCACCCTAAGTTCGATCTGGACGAAGCGGCTCTGCCTGTGGGTGCCGGGTTCTTCAGCAGTCTGGCGGTACGGGTGCTGGAGCATTTCGCGGCTGAAGGGGGTGCGGATCATAGCTGACCATCCCGTATATGACGTGATCATTGTTGGCGCAGGGTCGATGGGAATGAGCGCGGGTTATCATCTGGCCCGGCGCGGCGTGAGGACGCTGCTGATCGATGCTTTTGATCCGCCGCATACCGAAGGCAGCCATCACGGGGAGATCCGGCTGATCCGGCATGCCTATAGCGGAGATCCGGCCTATATTGACCTGGCGCTCCGTGCCCAGGTGCTATGGGAAGAGGCCGAAGCGGAGAGCGGGACGGAGTTGCTTGTCCCTTCAGGCGTGCTCAATCTGGCAGACAGCGGCGTCTATTCCTTCGCCGGTCGCCTGGCGGAAGCGCGTAAGCGGAAGGTCCGGGCCGAGCAGCTGGATGCGGAGGAGATCCGCCGCCGCTGGCCGGCGCTGAAGCTTCCGGAATCCTTCGAGGCGATGTATGAGCCGGATGCGGGTTACCTCTACAGTGAACGGTGCATAACAGCCTACCGGCAGCTGGCACTGGCTCATGGTGCAGAGCTGCTGACGAACACACCTGTGCTGAATGTAACGGCCCGCGAAGGAAGTGTCACCGTTCATACGAAGAACGGCGATTATCAGGGGGCGGCTGCTGTGCTCAGCGCTGGAGCCTGGTTCAGTTCATTATCACCCTTCGTCAGCCTGCCGATTAAGGCCGTCCGTAAGGTAGTGGGCTGGTTTGGGAGTACGCCGGACTTCGAGGCCGGGAAGTTCCCAGGCTTCACGCTGGGCGCTGAGGAAGGAGGCTTCTACGGCTTCCCCAGCATCGGCGGTGCTGGACTGAAGATCGGCCGCCATGATACAGGCGAGGAATGGAGGCCCGGCGAACCGCTGGCACCGTTCGGCAGTCTGGAGAGCGATGAAGACGATCTTCGCCGTGTATTGGAGGCTTATATGCCTGGCGCAGCCGGGAAGCTGCTTAAAGGGTCCGTCTGTAAATATGAGCATACGCCGGATGAGGATTTCATTATTGACCGCCACCCGGCCTACAGCAATGTGCTGCTGGCCGGAGGCTTCTCGGGACATGGCTTCAAATTCTCCAGCGTGGTCGGGGAGATCCTCGCAGATTTGGCTGTACAGGGAAATACTAGGCAGAATATTGCGCCATTTGTGCTGTCACGCTTCCCTACCAGGCCTGACCAGCCGCAACCGAAACTTATATTGGAGGAGATCGAATGAGTAGTGTGGAGCTAACAGAGTACTTGAATACGCACGGGCAATTGATGCAGGCACTGGAAGGCTTATCCGATGAGCATCTGAAGTGGAAGGCGGAGCCGGCCAGCTGGAGCGTAACCGAGGTACTGTCACATCTGGCTGATCACAGCATTGTGGTCTCCTTCCGTATCCGTGATATTCTGGCGGATACGAAGGTGCAGCTTCCGGCATTCAATCAGGATGCCTGGGTCAGCGGGCAGCACAGCAATCTGGGTAAGGCGACAGACAGCCTGGAGCTGTTCCGCAGCCTGCTGCATTACAATAGTCTCCTGCTGGGAAGACTGACTGCCGCAGAATGGGAGAAAAGCGGGATTAATGTCAAGGGAGACACCGTCCGGATTGCCGATATCGTCCGCAGCTTCACCGCCCATGTGCAGAACCATCTGGCCCAGATCGAACGGGTCAAGCGGGGAGCAGAAGCCAGTCTCTCTGCCCAGCAAGCCACTTTGTAATGAATACACAACCTTGAGGAGGAATGAACATGACTAAAGCGAGACAATTGAAGCTGGGAGCACTGCTGCACGGGGTTGGAGGAAGCACCTCCATGTGGCGTCATCCCGATGCGAAGCCTGATGCCAGTGTGAACTTTGAGCTATACAAGGAATGGGTGCGCAAAGCGGAGGAAGGCAAGCTGGATCTGATCTTCATTGCAGATGGTCTGTTCATCAATGAGAAGTCTATCCCTCATTTCCTCAACCGTTTCGAGCCGCTGACGATTCTTAGTGCACTGGCGGCGGTCAGCAGCCGTATTGGTCTGGTAGGTACCCTGTCCACCTCCTACAGTGAACCGTTTACTGTGGCCCGGCAATTCGGCTCGCTGGATGTCATCAGCGGCGGACGGGCCGGCTGGAATGTGGTGACCTCACCGCTTGAAGGCTCAGCTCTTAACTACAGCAAGAAGGAGCATCCCGATCATGGCAAGCGGTACCGCATTGCCGCCGAATATCTGGAGGTAGCGCGCGGGCTGTGGGATTCATGGGAGGATGATGCATTTGTCCGCAATAAGGAGACGGGCGTCTTCTTCGATCCGGGGAAAGTGCACACGCTTGATCACCAGGGTGAATTCTTCTCTGTGAAGGGACCGCTGAATATCGCCCGCTCGAAGCAGGGACAGCCGGTTATTTTCCAGGCAGGGTCCTCAGAGGTCGGCAAAGATTATGCCTCGAGTGTAGCAGATGCCGTCTTCACGGGTCATGACACGCTGAAGTCTGCCCAGGAATTCTATAAGGATGTGAAAACCCGCGTAGCTTCGTTTGGGCGCAATCCCGAAGAAGTGCTGATCTTCCCTGGAATAGCACCGATTCTGGGAGCTACCCCTGAGGAGGCGGAACGCAAATACCAGGAGGTTGCCGGTCTGGTGACGATCGAGAATGCGCTGAACTATCTGGGCAGGTTCTTCGAGCATCATGATTTCTCGCAGTATCCGCTGGATGAGCCATTCCCGGATGTCGGTGATCTGGGCCGGAACAGCTTCCAGAGCGGCACGGACAAAATCAAAAAGGATGCTAAAGAACAGGGCTTAACTCTGCGGCAGGTAGCCTTGCAGTCTGCTACGCCTCGCAGCAGCTTCATCGGCACGCCGGAGCAGGTGGCTGATCAGATTCAGACCTGGTTCGAGGCCGGAGCAGCCGATGGCTTCATGCTGGCAGCCGCCGTACCGAACGGGCTGGAGGAATTTGTGGATCTGGTCGTTCCGATTCTGCAGGAACGCGGACTGTTCCGCACCGAATACGAAAGCGATACGCTGCGGGGCAATCTCGGACTGCCAGTGCCGGAGAACCGTTACTCTAAGGCTTCTGAACCGGCAGGGCAGGTGTGACGCAAATGCAGTCCGGTGCAGACCGTCTGAAACCGGATCTTGAAGCCATGATGAAGTATGCCGGCGGGCTGGAGGCGGAGCTGATCGCGATCCGCCGTGATCTGCACAGCCATCCGGAGCTGCTCTACGATGTGGCCCGCACTTCCGGCAAGGTTGCTGCGCACCTGGAGTCATGGGGGATTGAAGTGCGGCGGAATGTGGGCCGGCATTTCGGGAGGGGAGTCACCGGGACGCTGCGGGGAACGGCAGGGAGCGGACCGGTAATTCTGCTGCGGGCGGATATGGACGCGCTGCCGGTTGCTGAGCTGAATGAGGTGGACTATA
This window contains:
- a CDS encoding LysR family transcriptional regulator, producing the protein MNIENIEAFVYINHYGSFNKAADVLYISQPTVTARIQSLERELDCRVFDRLGKQINLTDKGRQFLPYAQQILQVYQNGKHQIQSKGQIPDELRIGSTVSVSNYLMPQLLLHLKRKYPQVHFKLTTSSTDSLIEKLKAKEIDLAFIRKVVNPAIQSFPFCEDPISLYVYAGHPLARQGRASIQEIREETLVFFECGSLDWMRLHRVFESMEQPPDIVYQVDNLETAKKLVLRQAGICFLPALSVQEEVEAGTLIRVDVAETEGISLRTSLISLNGENAEFIESLLELAVGRSKPDRLLV
- a CDS encoding GNAT family N-acetyltransferase; its protein translation is MSEVYRQAGEKDAQQLLDVTYRAYQLIRELGLHWPAANADLALIQDNIATNECYVLEIDGNVEATITLSKSGEVKAVTELPFVKWFAVNPERSGKGYGGKLLDWVEEHIIHGKLGASAVTLATAQKHPWLVPMYERRGYERILELDAQNGDGIMYLMRKTLTAQPYYNLKGIER
- a CDS encoding transporter substrate-binding domain-containing protein, translated to MKKTISLTTALALTLVIAGCGSNNSANSSSSGNVAEAAPQTSAEATTAAAEPAEVTKIVVGTGTAFPNVCFIDENGKLTGFDVELLKEIDSRLPEYDFEFQTMDFSNLLLSLETKKIDLVAHVMEKNPEREQKYSFNKEAYAHWRNRIIVAKGNDSIQTLDDLQGKKVLTGATSAQAQILENYNKEHGADSIKIVYQNGAANDTVSQIDSGRVDATLAADFVLPIIDPQSKLQAVGAELSSADILYVFRKDDAPSQKLSDAIDGVVAELKADGTLGKISTQWLGADVTTSAVQ
- a CDS encoding amino acid ABC transporter permease, with product MGAPFDLSFVFSFLPKLLTTLSTTLLIVACSLLAGVIVGFIIALPRLYKVPVLKTCAEVYISFFRGTPILIQLFLFYYGLPEVLKLVNLDMTRTPVLVFVILTYGLHTGAFMSEMIRASVTAVDKGQVEAAYATGMTSYQAFTRIVLPQALGIAIPVFSNLVIALLKDTSLAFTLGVMEMTGKAQTLGSVTQHFIETYIALALIYLVISFTIEKLLLVAERRLLRHEDQGSPVKRKFSLQKKASYRHIIADMGPGKGGGA
- a CDS encoding amino acid ABC transporter permease — its product is MKLDPSFIWTAFLQILGAIPTTLYITVVSVLAGFAIGIVVALVRIYKVPVLYPLAVGYVTFIRGTPMLTHLLLIYFGLPMIIDGLAVQFGWSFRSVSIPMIGFAYISFSITAGAYMSEVVRSGLLAVDRGQIEAAHSIGMSTPQALRRIVFPQALAASLPNLSNSVIGMLHGSTLAFTVSVVDINAQAQIVASTNWKFFEAYLAAALIFWGLTFLIERATALIEKRINLYNRGGVA
- a CDS encoding amino acid ABC transporter ATP-binding protein, with the translated sequence MIKLERISKSFGRHQVLNNIDLKVSKGEVVVILGPSGSGKTTLLRCVNYLEKPSGGEISIGEFKLDCRHARKKDIHQLRQKTAMVFQQYNLFRHKTALENVMEGLLIVKKLPKEEARKRSIALLEKVGLASKLDAYPSQLSGGQQQRVGIARALALEPEVILFDEPTSALDPELVGEVLAVIRKIAKEGITMIVVTHEMGFARDVANHVVFMDGGVIVEEGTPTEVFNHPREERTKQFLKRITPELNYSI
- a CDS encoding LLM class flavin-dependent oxidoreductase, encoding MAITISVLDQSPIYPGETPEEAFQHTIKLAQLSERLGFRRFWVSEHHDSEQVAGSSPEVLISHLLAKTESIRIGSGGIMLQHYSPYKVAENFNVLASLAPGRVDLGVGRAPGGLPRSTQALQQGGGEAPSLTDKIIELEKYVHNRLEEDHPLTGLKAGPLPGTPPQLYLLGASVASAEIAAELGLPYVFSLFIGGDQAVALEAVRAYRSGFNTSSGKEPQVIIALAVIVADTEEEAKELGGAHKLIRIQLASGKKLTVATREQAEEFTRQTTEPYTLEEREPEVTKGTKESVRGQLLALAEASGVEEFIITTNVQPFDKRLRSFELLAEALAGVPAEASS
- a CDS encoding amidohydrolase; its protein translation is MTSTTAESAAQAVNRLSFNERLAQIRRHLHRHPELSNEEYETTKYITSLLKQVGVKIADYGLKTGVIAEIGGLQGGPVIALRADIDALPIQEETVLPYASQVPGRMHACGHDFHTAALLGAVYQLKDQESSLKGTVRFLFQPAEEKAKGAQQIIAAGGLNNVRAVIGMHNKPDLPVGTIGIKEGPLMAAADGFIAEIRGFGTHAAVPEAGIDPIVAASHIVTALQSIVSRNVSSLNSAVISVTQIHSGNSWNIIPETAVLEGTIRSFDEAVRGRVLKRFEEVVTGVAAALSAEASVRWIGGPPPVINDALLARLGEETAADLGYTSVKPVPSPAGEDFAFYQREVPGLFVFTGTAGSREWHHPKFDLDEAALPVGAGFFSSLAVRVLEHFAAEGGADHS
- the solA gene encoding N-methyl-L-tryptophan oxidase, which encodes MADHPVYDVIIVGAGSMGMSAGYHLARRGVRTLLIDAFDPPHTEGSHHGEIRLIRHAYSGDPAYIDLALRAQVLWEEAEAESGTELLVPSGVLNLADSGVYSFAGRLAEARKRKVRAEQLDAEEIRRRWPALKLPESFEAMYEPDAGYLYSERCITAYRQLALAHGAELLTNTPVLNVTAREGSVTVHTKNGDYQGAAAVLSAGAWFSSLSPFVSLPIKAVRKVVGWFGSTPDFEAGKFPGFTLGAEEGGFYGFPSIGGAGLKIGRHDTGEEWRPGEPLAPFGSLESDEDDLRRVLEAYMPGAAGKLLKGSVCKYEHTPDEDFIIDRHPAYSNVLLAGGFSGHGFKFSSVVGEILADLAVQGNTRQNIAPFVLSRFPTRPDQPQPKLILEEIE
- a CDS encoding DinB family protein, producing MSSVELTEYLNTHGQLMQALEGLSDEHLKWKAEPASWSVTEVLSHLADHSIVVSFRIRDILADTKVQLPAFNQDAWVSGQHSNLGKATDSLELFRSLLHYNSLLLGRLTAAEWEKSGINVKGDTVRIADIVRSFTAHVQNHLAQIERVKRGAEASLSAQQATL
- a CDS encoding LLM class flavin-dependent oxidoreductase translates to MTKARQLKLGALLHGVGGSTSMWRHPDAKPDASVNFELYKEWVRKAEEGKLDLIFIADGLFINEKSIPHFLNRFEPLTILSALAAVSSRIGLVGTLSTSYSEPFTVARQFGSLDVISGGRAGWNVVTSPLEGSALNYSKKEHPDHGKRYRIAAEYLEVARGLWDSWEDDAFVRNKETGVFFDPGKVHTLDHQGEFFSVKGPLNIARSKQGQPVIFQAGSSEVGKDYASSVADAVFTGHDTLKSAQEFYKDVKTRVASFGRNPEEVLIFPGIAPILGATPEEAERKYQEVAGLVTIENALNYLGRFFEHHDFSQYPLDEPFPDVGDLGRNSFQSGTDKIKKDAKEQGLTLRQVALQSATPRSSFIGTPEQVADQIQTWFEAGAADGFMLAAAVPNGLEEFVDLVVPILQERGLFRTEYESDTLRGNLGLPVPENRYSKASEPAGQV